A window from Chitinophaga filiformis encodes these proteins:
- the kdpA gene encoding potassium-transporting ATPase subunit KdpA has translation MNSEITGVILTFIITLAIAFPLGKYISKVFRGERTFTDFLNPVERFIFHICGIDPHKEMNWKQHMAALLSINLVWLIYAFFVLLFQSHLPLNPDGNPDMTPDLAFNTAISFLVNCNLQHYSGESGLTYFSQLFVITFLQFVSAATGVAAVAVLFRAFADKTTEKLGNFFVFFTKTITRILLPLSIIMAIILVFNGTPASFDGKDSIVTVQGDSVQVSRGPAAGMIAIKHLGTNGGGWFGANSAHPLENPNYFTNMLEIVSQVILPMALIFAFGFFIRKRKLGYVIFGVMTAGMLTLMIPNLISEISGNPVLAHMGLKDITAMEGKEVRFGVPASAYWQVMTTIISTGSVNSMHDSSMPLSGAMQMLGMMTNCFYGGKGVGLLNYFIFLIIAVFISGLMVGRTPEFMGRKVEAREMKIAAIIALFHPFLVLVGTALSAYFAAHHPQMAWSVQPAAWFNNPSNHGFSEMLYEYTSSSANNGSGFEGLADNNIFWNISTGIVMVLGRFIPIIGPVAIAGILAKKKYIPESAGTLQTDTATFGIMTYAVIMIVAALAFFPALTLGPIAEYFQSL, from the coding sequence ATGAACAGCGAAATAACAGGTGTTATTCTCACCTTTATCATAACACTGGCGATAGCGTTCCCACTGGGTAAATACATTTCAAAAGTATTCCGGGGCGAGCGCACTTTCACCGACTTCCTGAACCCTGTGGAACGTTTTATCTTCCACATTTGCGGCATAGATCCTCATAAAGAGATGAACTGGAAACAACACATGGCGGCCTTGCTATCTATTAACCTGGTATGGCTGATCTATGCCTTTTTCGTCCTGTTATTCCAGTCACATCTGCCACTTAACCCGGATGGTAATCCGGACATGACGCCCGACCTGGCCTTCAATACCGCCATCAGTTTCCTGGTGAACTGTAACCTGCAGCACTATTCAGGCGAATCCGGGCTTACCTATTTCTCCCAGCTCTTCGTTATCACTTTCCTGCAATTCGTATCTGCCGCTACCGGCGTTGCCGCTGTAGCCGTACTTTTCAGGGCCTTTGCCGACAAAACGACCGAGAAACTGGGAAACTTCTTTGTATTCTTCACCAAAACGATCACCCGTATATTGCTCCCACTGAGCATCATTATGGCCATCATACTGGTGTTCAACGGTACACCGGCCAGCTTTGACGGGAAAGACAGTATCGTTACCGTTCAGGGCGATTCGGTACAGGTGTCCAGAGGTCCTGCTGCTGGTATGATCGCCATTAAGCACCTCGGTACCAATGGCGGCGGATGGTTTGGCGCTAACTCTGCTCACCCGTTGGAAAATCCGAACTACTTCACCAACATGTTGGAGATCGTCTCACAGGTGATCCTCCCAATGGCGCTGATCTTCGCATTCGGCTTCTTCATCCGTAAGAGAAAACTCGGTTATGTCATCTTTGGCGTAATGACGGCAGGCATGCTGACATTAATGATACCTAACCTTATCTCCGAAATAAGCGGCAACCCGGTATTGGCTCACATGGGACTGAAAGATATCACTGCCATGGAGGGCAAAGAAGTACGCTTTGGTGTGCCTGCTTCCGCATACTGGCAGGTCATGACCACGATCATCTCCACTGGCTCGGTGAACTCGATGCACGACAGCTCTATGCCATTATCAGGCGCCATGCAAATGCTTGGTATGATGACCAACTGTTTCTACGGCGGTAAAGGCGTGGGCCTGCTCAACTACTTTATCTTCCTGATCATCGCGGTATTTATCTCCGGGCTGATGGTAGGACGTACGCCCGAATTCATGGGCCGTAAGGTGGAAGCGCGGGAAATGAAGATAGCAGCCATCATTGCACTTTTCCATCCATTCCTGGTGCTCGTTGGCACTGCGTTGTCAGCGTATTTTGCAGCACATCATCCGCAGATGGCATGGTCCGTACAACCTGCTGCATGGTTTAACAATCCGTCCAATCACGGCTTCTCCGAAATGTTATATGAGTATACATCTTCCTCCGCCAACAACGGCTCCGGCTTTGAAGGATTGGCAGACAATAATATCTTCTGGAATATCAGCACCGGTATCGTCATGGTACTCGGCCGCTTTATTCCCATCATTGGTCCGGTTGCCATTGCAGGCATCCTGGCGAAGAAGAAATATATCCCTGAATCCGCGGGTACCCTGCAGACGGATACCGCTACATTCGGTATCATGACCTACGCTGTGATCATGATCGTTGCAGCGCTGGCCTTCTTCCCTGCACTGACCCTGGGACCTATAGCAGAATATTTCCAGTCCCTTTGA
- the kdpB gene encoding potassium-transporting ATPase subunit KdpB: protein MSEHNHNKLFEPALVSGALKQAFIKLSPRIMFRNPVMFTVEIGTAIMLVVTLYTAISGNTSQGSFAYNLAVFIILLLTLLFANFAEAIAEARGKAQAESLRKTREETPARKVLAVGEVYTNEIKIVPSSQLRKGDFFICEAGDMIPMDGEIVQGLATIDESAITGESAPVIRESGGDKSSVTGGTKVLSDRIKVRVTTDPGESFLDKMIALVEGASRQKTPNEIALTILLASFTLVFTIVCVTLKPFGDYANTPITIAAFVSLFVCLIPTTIGGLLSAIGIAGMDRALRANVITKSGKAVETAGDIDTLLLDKTGTITIGNRKATHFWPAPGMGEKEFFEACALASMADETPEGKSIVELAAEKGIKMTPPAGEEATFIEFTAETRSSGLNLNGLRIRKGAYDAIRHIVEKAGHPFPAATEEKVKEISSNGGTPLVVSRNETVIGVIELQDIIKPGIRERFERLRRMGVKTVMVTGDNPLTARYIAEKAGVDDFIAEARPEDKMIYIRKEQEGGKLVAMMGDGTNDAPALAQADVGVAMNSGTQAAKEAGNMVDLDNDPTKLIEIVEIGKQLLMTRGTLTTFSIANDVAKYFAIVPALFVTAIPALQGLNIMHLASPESAILSAVIFNALIIPALIPLALKGVAYKPIGASALLRRNLLIYGFGGVIIPFIGIKLIDLFLTLFM from the coding sequence ATGTCTGAACACAATCATAATAAACTTTTTGAACCCGCACTGGTGAGCGGTGCTTTAAAACAGGCTTTCATTAAACTCTCACCCAGGATCATGTTCCGTAACCCGGTGATGTTCACCGTGGAGATAGGTACAGCCATCATGCTGGTGGTTACGCTCTATACCGCCATTAGCGGAAATACGTCCCAGGGTTCCTTCGCATACAACCTGGCTGTGTTTATTATCCTGCTGCTGACGCTACTCTTTGCCAATTTCGCAGAAGCCATTGCTGAAGCAAGGGGTAAAGCGCAGGCAGAAAGTCTCCGCAAAACAAGAGAGGAAACACCTGCCAGGAAGGTACTGGCAGTAGGTGAAGTGTATACCAATGAAATAAAGATCGTCCCTTCTTCGCAGCTACGTAAAGGCGATTTCTTTATCTGCGAAGCCGGTGACATGATCCCTATGGATGGCGAGATCGTCCAGGGTCTCGCTACTATCGACGAATCAGCCATCACCGGTGAATCCGCGCCTGTGATCCGTGAATCCGGCGGTGATAAATCGTCCGTAACAGGCGGTACGAAAGTACTGAGCGACAGGATCAAGGTACGTGTCACTACCGATCCGGGAGAAAGCTTCCTGGATAAAATGATCGCCCTTGTAGAAGGTGCCAGTCGCCAGAAAACACCTAACGAAATTGCCCTTACAATATTGCTGGCAAGCTTTACACTGGTCTTCACCATCGTTTGCGTAACCTTAAAGCCTTTTGGTGATTATGCCAACACACCTATCACCATCGCGGCTTTTGTGTCCCTGTTTGTCTGCCTCATACCTACAACCATCGGCGGGCTGCTCAGCGCGATCGGCATCGCAGGTATGGACCGCGCGCTGAGAGCCAACGTCATTACCAAGAGTGGGAAAGCGGTAGAAACCGCCGGAGACATCGATACCCTGCTGCTTGACAAAACAGGCACCATTACCATCGGTAACCGTAAAGCGACGCATTTCTGGCCGGCGCCAGGCATGGGGGAAAAAGAGTTCTTCGAAGCCTGCGCGCTGGCATCTATGGCAGATGAAACACCCGAAGGTAAATCCATCGTGGAACTGGCTGCCGAAAAAGGTATTAAAATGACTCCGCCCGCCGGCGAAGAAGCGACCTTTATCGAATTCACTGCCGAAACACGCAGCAGCGGACTGAATCTCAACGGGCTCCGTATCCGTAAAGGCGCTTATGACGCTATCCGTCATATCGTTGAGAAGGCAGGCCATCCGTTCCCTGCCGCAACAGAAGAAAAAGTAAAAGAGATCTCATCCAATGGCGGTACGCCCCTGGTGGTAAGCCGTAACGAAACAGTGATCGGCGTGATCGAACTGCAGGACATTATCAAACCCGGCATACGTGAACGTTTTGAACGTCTGCGCAGAATGGGTGTAAAGACAGTAATGGTTACGGGCGATAACCCGCTCACCGCCAGGTATATCGCGGAAAAAGCAGGTGTGGACGATTTTATAGCCGAAGCCAGGCCGGAAGATAAAATGATCTATATCCGCAAGGAGCAGGAAGGCGGCAAACTGGTTGCCATGATGGGAGACGGTACCAATGACGCACCGGCGCTGGCACAAGCGGATGTAGGCGTGGCGATGAACAGCGGTACCCAGGCGGCAAAAGAAGCCGGCAACATGGTGGACCTCGACAACGACCCGACTAAACTGATTGAGATCGTGGAAATCGGTAAACAGTTACTGATGACACGTGGCACGCTCACCACTTTTTCCATCGCAAACGACGTGGCAAAATATTTTGCCATTGTACCAGCACTTTTTGTAACCGCTATTCCGGCTTTGCAGGGGCTCAACATTATGCACCTCGCTTCCCCGGAGAGCGCTATCCTTTCTGCCGTGATCTTCAATGCGCTGATCATTCCTGCCCTGATACCACTGGCACTCAAAGGTGTTGCCTACAAACCTATCGGCGCCAGCGCCCTGTTGCGCAGAAACCTGCTGATCTATGGTTTCGGCGGCGTTATTATCCCTTTTATAGGCATCAAGCTTATAGATCTGTTCCTGACCTTATTCATGTAA
- a CDS encoding K(+)-transporting ATPase subunit C, whose protein sequence is MKKYIWPSVKLTLFMVLVLAVLYPALIAAISKAAPGQGKGRTVSVNGKVVGYENVGQRFTEDKYFNSRPSAVNYNAAGSGGSNKAASNPDYQKTVQERIDTFLAHNPGVKKEDIPAELVTASGSGLDPDISPAAALIQVKRIAAIRHLSETKLMALVSDHTERPVLGIAGPSKVNVLKLNIALDTLK, encoded by the coding sequence ATGAAAAAGTATATATGGCCTTCTGTAAAACTGACCCTTTTTATGGTACTGGTATTAGCAGTACTCTATCCCGCCCTGATAGCGGCAATATCCAAAGCCGCTCCGGGACAGGGAAAAGGCAGAACAGTCTCCGTAAACGGTAAAGTTGTTGGCTATGAAAACGTGGGCCAGCGCTTTACTGAAGACAAATACTTCAACAGCCGTCCATCTGCCGTCAACTATAATGCGGCCGGCTCAGGAGGCTCCAACAAAGCCGCTTCCAATCCCGACTACCAGAAAACAGTGCAGGAACGCATTGATACTTTCCTGGCTCATAATCCGGGTGTAAAGAAAGAAGATATTCCGGCGGAACTGGTCACCGCTTCCGGTAGTGGCCTGGACCCGGACATATCCCCTGCTGCCGCCCTGATACAGGTAAAACGCATCGCGGCTATACGTCATCTCTCTGAAACAAAGCTGATGGCGCTGGTGTCCGATCATACTGAACGCCCGGTGCTGGGCATTGCAGGACCATCCAAAGTAAATGTACTTAAACTCAATATAGCTCTGGATACTTTAAAATAA
- a CDS encoding sensor protein KdpD translates to MSEKENNAQHFLDLIRQSRRGKFKIYIGMSAGVGKTYRMLQEARTLLRNGVDIRIAYIETHNRAETHALLDGLPLIPRRELFYKGKALEEMDMQAVLNLHPEVVVIDELAHTNIEGSKNEKRWQDVMEILEAGINVISAVNIQHIEGLQDEVKGITGVDVAERIPDLVLQQADEVVNIDLTADELITRLKEGKIYTPDKIAVAIKNFFQPERILQLRELALKEVAAQVERKIDSSLPRSAQARNERFLACISSNHLIAKKVIRKTARLSAYYQSKWYVLYVQTPKEDGDKIGLAAQRHLINNFKLVMELGGEVIKVKSTNIAKSIMQTAEEKKITTICIGKPHLNVMGMLMNTAVFSQLLGKLSESDIDIIILS, encoded by the coding sequence ATGAGCGAAAAAGAAAATAACGCGCAACACTTCCTCGACCTGATCCGTCAGTCCAGGCGGGGAAAGTTCAAAATATACATCGGCATGAGCGCCGGTGTGGGCAAGACCTACCGCATGCTGCAGGAGGCCCGGACCTTGCTGCGCAATGGCGTGGATATCCGGATTGCCTACATCGAAACCCATAACCGGGCAGAAACACATGCCCTGCTGGATGGCTTGCCCCTTATTCCCCGCAGGGAATTATTCTACAAAGGTAAAGCCCTCGAAGAGATGGATATGCAGGCCGTTTTGAACCTTCATCCCGAAGTGGTGGTCATTGACGAACTGGCCCATACCAACATAGAAGGCAGCAAGAATGAGAAACGCTGGCAGGATGTAATGGAGATACTGGAAGCGGGCATTAACGTTATCAGCGCCGTCAATATCCAGCATATAGAAGGTCTGCAGGACGAGGTCAAGGGTATCACCGGCGTGGATGTTGCAGAACGCATTCCCGACCTGGTATTGCAACAGGCCGATGAGGTGGTGAATATCGACCTCACGGCCGATGAGCTGATCACCCGTCTGAAGGAAGGCAAGATCTATACTCCGGATAAGATCGCGGTAGCTATAAAGAACTTCTTCCAGCCGGAAAGGATCCTCCAGCTGAGAGAACTGGCACTGAAAGAAGTAGCTGCGCAGGTGGAACGCAAAATAGATTCATCGCTGCCGCGAAGCGCCCAGGCCCGGAATGAGCGCTTCCTGGCATGTATCAGCAGCAATCATCTTATTGCAAAGAAAGTGATCCGCAAAACGGCCAGGCTCTCTGCCTATTACCAGTCCAAATGGTATGTGCTCTATGTACAGACACCTAAAGAAGATGGGGACAAGATCGGGCTTGCAGCCCAGCGGCATCTGATCAATAACTTCAAACTGGTGATGGAACTGGGTGGAGAAGTGATAAAGGTAAAAAGTACTAATATTGCTAAAAGTATCATGCAGACAGCCGAGGAAAAAAAGATCACCACGATCTGTATCGGGAAGCCACACCTCAACGTAATGGGCATGCTGATGAATACAGCCGTATTCTCACAATTGCTGGGCAAGTTGTCGGAATCGGATATTGACATTATAATTCTTTCGTGA
- a CDS encoding ATP-binding protein, with the protein MRLKTKLSIGIGFLFVAILISGILGIFSIYQLKNDARLILEDNYETLVYGNNMLTLMDRVPFDSTVFPEFERNLAKQEANITEPGEGLATAAVRNIFEQLKHDPDNDSLQTIIRREIYKINTANQEAIQRKNAVAEKNARRFSNYTMFIFGFLALIAFTLAVNFPGIISEPVNTLSEGIKAIVNKDYSKRIRISQHDEFGELAQAFNSMAEKLDEYEHSNLAKIKFEKSRIDTIINQMNDGIIGLDERRNLLFLNKVAEKLLGLQEMEIRGQYAPDIALNNDLMRNLLKQDSANKELKIYADGKESYFHLDVLNVTNLDKVIGQVIVLRNITPFHELNEAKTNFIATISHELKTPIASIKMSAQLLTDARIGNVNKEQEELVKSIADDADRLLKITSELLNMSQVETGHIQLKIEPVSPDIIIDNATNTVSALAQQKNIAIRINKNTNDHRIMTDPEKTAWVLTNFLTNAVKYSPEDGEIELTTSLKDNNIEFSVCDHGRGIEEKYLSRIFDRYFKVPGTPEKVGTGLGLSISREFIEAQGGTIWVDSKLGEGSTFGFSLPVYHA; encoded by the coding sequence ATGCGTCTAAAGACGAAACTAAGTATAGGCATTGGATTTTTATTTGTAGCCATTCTCATCTCCGGTATCCTGGGAATCTTCTCCATATACCAGTTAAAGAATGACGCACGTCTTATCCTCGAAGACAACTACGAGACGTTGGTATACGGCAATAATATGCTGACACTAATGGACCGTGTGCCTTTCGATTCTACCGTATTCCCAGAATTTGAACGCAATCTTGCAAAGCAGGAAGCCAATATTACGGAACCCGGCGAAGGCCTTGCCACTGCTGCCGTCAGGAATATATTTGAACAACTGAAACACGATCCTGACAATGACTCCCTGCAAACGATCATCCGCCGGGAGATCTACAAGATCAATACTGCCAACCAGGAAGCCATCCAGCGGAAGAACGCCGTAGCAGAAAAGAACGCCAGGCGTTTCAGCAACTATACCATGTTCATCTTCGGCTTTCTCGCCCTTATTGCATTTACGCTGGCGGTCAACTTCCCGGGCATTATCAGCGAGCCGGTAAATACACTCTCGGAAGGTATCAAGGCCATTGTAAACAAAGACTATTCGAAACGTATCCGCATCTCACAACATGATGAATTCGGGGAACTTGCACAGGCTTTTAACAGCATGGCCGAAAAACTGGATGAGTACGAACATAGTAACCTCGCCAAGATCAAATTTGAAAAGAGCCGTATCGACACCATCATCAACCAGATGAATGACGGTATTATCGGTCTCGATGAACGGAGGAACCTTCTCTTCCTCAATAAGGTGGCTGAAAAGCTGCTCGGCTTGCAGGAAATGGAGATCAGGGGCCAATATGCGCCAGACATTGCACTCAACAACGACCTGATGCGCAACCTGCTAAAACAGGATAGTGCCAATAAAGAACTCAAGATCTATGCTGATGGGAAAGAAAGCTATTTTCACCTGGATGTGCTCAATGTAACAAACCTTGATAAGGTGATCGGACAAGTGATCGTGCTGCGTAATATTACCCCTTTTCATGAGCTCAATGAAGCAAAGACCAACTTCATTGCCACCATCTCCCATGAGCTGAAAACACCGATCGCGTCTATTAAAATGAGCGCCCAGCTGCTGACAGACGCCCGTATCGGCAACGTCAATAAAGAACAGGAAGAACTCGTAAAGAGCATCGCTGACGATGCCGACCGCCTGCTCAAGATCACCAGTGAGCTGCTCAATATGAGCCAGGTGGAAACGGGGCATATTCAGTTGAAGATAGAGCCGGTATCGCCCGACATTATCATCGATAATGCCACCAATACCGTCAGTGCGCTGGCGCAACAGAAGAACATCGCCATCCGGATCAATAAAAACACCAATGACCACAGGATTATGACAGACCCGGAGAAAACAGCCTGGGTATTGACTAATTTCCTCACCAATGCTGTCAAATACTCTCCGGAAGACGGCGAGATTGAGCTGACCACTTCACTCAAAGACAATAATATCGAGTTCTCCGTCTGCGATCATGGCAGGGGCATAGAGGAAAAATATCTGTCCCGCATTTTCGACCGTTACTTTAAAGTACCGGGAACGCCGGAGAAAGTGGGCACCGGACTCGGATTGTCCATCTCCAGGGAATTCATAGAGGCACAGGGCGGAACTATCTGGGTAGACAGCAAGCTGGGAGAAGGCAGCACCTTCGGCTTCAGCCTGCCGGTGTATCATGCCTAA
- a CDS encoding ABC transporter permease, protein MIRNHLKIAWRSLLSTKRFSIINISGLAVGMAAAGLVFLWLQNEISFDKFHEHKDRLYEVQGLTAVDGTQIVINQTEQPLGPTLKKDFGEVENTTRFAGVSSLLLTAGDKRFTGINGGFVDPAFLRMFSFPALSTVTREPLKNINSIVITEALAEKLFGKEDALNKVIKIDSVDYFQVTAVLKRLPSNTRFDFEYLLPWDYLHKIGWNNDSWLSNNVSTFVLLKPNTNVSAFDNKIAGIARRYSGNPDIWTHFLFPLEQWHLYAVFKDGKPAGGRIAVVRLFAVVVIMILLIACINFVNLSTAKSEKRAKEVGVRKVAGAGKGMLIAQFMTEALLMSFIAGVIALVMVHQALPYFNRLVNVALSMPYGNAGFWASAIGFILITGLLAGAYPAFYLSAFKPVKVLKGGVRGREGRFSPRKVLVVFQFTFAVVLIISTIVIRNQIRYAQERETGYSRSNLINVNFDGDIAKNYALIRHDLISEGIATSVTKTMSSITERGSNTWGLDWEGKRPDFAGTIALFSTDAGLVKTVGLELKAGRDIDIHRYPTDSFAVMLNETAVKVMGFRDPIGQLIREPGGNKTWKVVGVVKDYVIGSSYGTVPPVVIEGPGSWFNTMHIRFNASRPVAENLMKAEAIFNRYNPNYPFNYQFTDQQYARMFDAEQRTQALAGLSAALAIFISCLGLLGLSAYVAERRVKEIGVRKALGASVLNITGLLTFDFMKLVAAAIAIAIPVGWWGMNTWLEHFEYKITINWLVFVFAGLLAISITLLTVSFEVIRAAMVDPVKSLKRE, encoded by the coding sequence ATGATAAGAAACCACCTGAAGATCGCCTGGCGCAGTCTGCTGTCCACCAAACGTTTTTCCATCATTAACATTTCCGGCTTAGCTGTAGGTATGGCGGCAGCGGGCCTTGTATTCCTGTGGTTACAGAACGAGATCAGCTTCGATAAATTCCATGAACATAAGGACCGCCTGTATGAGGTGCAGGGCCTGACCGCTGTTGATGGAACGCAGATCGTGATCAATCAGACCGAACAGCCCCTGGGGCCGACGCTGAAAAAAGATTTTGGGGAAGTAGAAAATACGACACGGTTTGCAGGTGTCAGCAGTTTGCTGTTGACTGCGGGCGACAAACGTTTTACGGGTATTAATGGTGGCTTCGTCGATCCTGCATTCCTCCGGATGTTCAGTTTCCCGGCGCTCAGTACAGTGACTCGCGAACCGCTTAAAAATATCAATTCCATCGTTATTACAGAGGCGCTGGCAGAGAAGCTGTTTGGAAAGGAGGATGCTTTGAATAAAGTGATTAAGATCGATTCTGTTGACTACTTCCAGGTAACAGCAGTATTGAAGCGTCTTCCCTCCAATACGCGTTTCGATTTTGAATATCTGTTGCCCTGGGATTATCTGCATAAGATCGGGTGGAACAATGACAGCTGGCTCAGTAACAATGTATCGACATTTGTATTGCTGAAGCCTAATACCAACGTGTCTGCATTTGACAATAAGATAGCAGGGATTGCGAGGCGTTATTCCGGCAACCCTGATATATGGACCCATTTTCTTTTTCCGCTGGAGCAATGGCATCTGTATGCCGTATTCAAGGATGGCAAACCTGCGGGTGGACGTATAGCCGTAGTGCGCTTATTTGCTGTTGTGGTGATAATGATCCTGCTAATTGCCTGTATCAATTTTGTGAACCTGAGCACCGCTAAGAGTGAGAAACGGGCAAAGGAGGTTGGTGTGCGTAAAGTGGCGGGAGCTGGAAAGGGGATGCTGATCGCCCAGTTTATGACGGAAGCTTTACTAATGTCGTTTATTGCCGGCGTCATCGCACTGGTAATGGTGCACCAGGCATTGCCTTATTTTAACAGGCTGGTAAATGTGGCACTTTCCATGCCCTATGGCAATGCAGGTTTCTGGGCCAGTGCCATTGGATTCATATTGATCACCGGTTTGCTGGCAGGCGCGTATCCTGCCTTTTATCTTTCTGCCTTTAAGCCTGTCAAAGTACTGAAAGGCGGAGTCAGGGGCAGAGAAGGAAGGTTCTCGCCCAGAAAGGTATTGGTGGTGTTCCAGTTCACATTTGCCGTTGTCCTGATCATCTCTACAATTGTTATCCGGAACCAGATCCGGTATGCCCAGGAAAGGGAAACCGGTTATTCCAGGAGTAATCTTATCAATGTTAATTTTGACGGAGATATTGCTAAGAATTATGCGTTGATCAGACATGATCTGATCAGTGAGGGGATCGCCACATCGGTGACGAAAACCATGTCTTCCATTACTGAACGTGGCAGTAATACCTGGGGCCTGGACTGGGAAGGTAAACGTCCTGATTTTGCAGGCACCATCGCCTTGTTCAGCACTGACGCCGGCCTGGTTAAAACGGTGGGATTGGAGCTGAAAGCGGGAAGAGATATTGATATCCATCGCTATCCGACAGATAGTTTTGCTGTAATGCTGAATGAAACAGCGGTGAAGGTAATGGGATTCAGGGATCCTATCGGACAGCTTATAAGGGAGCCGGGCGGAAATAAGACATGGAAGGTGGTAGGTGTCGTGAAGGATTATGTCATCGGTTCTTCTTACGGAACGGTACCGCCGGTAGTGATTGAAGGCCCCGGGAGTTGGTTCAATACCATGCATATCAGGTTCAACGCTTCCAGGCCTGTTGCTGAGAACTTAATGAAGGCAGAAGCAATATTCAACCGGTATAATCCAAATTATCCCTTCAATTACCAGTTCACAGATCAGCAATATGCCAGGATGTTCGACGCAGAACAACGTACGCAGGCATTGGCGGGGCTATCTGCTGCATTGGCGATATTTATATCCTGCCTGGGATTGCTGGGACTGTCCGCATATGTTGCGGAGCGCCGTGTCAAAGAAATTGGCGTACGTAAAGCTTTGGGGGCTTCAGTACTCAATATTACGGGATTGCTGACTTTTGATTTTATGAAGCTGGTAGCCGCCGCCATTGCAATAGCCATACCTGTCGGCTGGTGGGGGATGAACACCTGGCTGGAGCATTTTGAATACAAGATCACCATTAACTGGCTGGTGTTTGTCTTTGCCGGATTGCTGGCGATCAGTATTACATTACTAACCGTGAGCTTTGAGGTGATCCGTGCGGCAATGGTGGATCCGGTGAAAAGCCTGAAGCGGGAATAG